Proteins encoded in a region of the Sphingomonas sp. HMP9 genome:
- a CDS encoding recombinase family protein, giving the protein MTTYVSNAGSTNGGKMKRCAIYARYSTDKQDVQSIETQLMMCRREVMRQGWQEVLCFTDAAESAATMHRPGMKALLAAVAAGVVDIVYADAMDQLSRSQADIATLFDRLRFRGILLATRKEGIVTPLHIGMIGTINAEQLSATSDKTRDALVRRHTMGKYPGGSAYGYEKRIEHDGNGERIRAYRRSCPPRPRYWSASLNTMQPAYPPSPSRGVSMPRAYLRRAAAKRANIRSARPRHGRRTR; this is encoded by the coding sequence ATGACGACCTACGTTTCGAATGCAGGAAGCACGAATGGAGGAAAGATGAAGCGGTGTGCGATTTATGCGCGGTATTCGACGGATAAACAGGACGTGCAGTCGATCGAGACGCAGCTGATGATGTGCCGGCGCGAGGTGATGCGCCAGGGCTGGCAGGAAGTGCTCTGCTTCACAGACGCAGCGGAATCGGCGGCTACGATGCATCGCCCCGGTATGAAGGCACTGCTGGCGGCCGTTGCCGCAGGCGTCGTCGACATCGTCTACGCCGACGCCATGGACCAGCTGTCGCGCAGTCAGGCTGACATCGCGACATTGTTCGACCGTCTCCGGTTTCGCGGCATCCTCCTGGCGACGCGCAAGGAAGGCATAGTCACGCCGCTGCACATCGGCATGATTGGTACGATCAACGCCGAGCAGTTGAGCGCCACCAGCGACAAGACGCGCGATGCGCTGGTGCGTCGTCACACGATGGGGAAGTATCCTGGTGGCTCTGCCTATGGCTATGAGAAGCGCATCGAGCACGACGGCAATGGCGAACGCATCCGGGCCTACAGAAGATCGTGCCCACCGAGGCCGCGGTATTGGTCCGCATCGTTGAACACTATGCAGCCGGCCTATCCCCCATCGCCATCACGCGGCGTCTCAATGCCGAGGGCGTACCTTCGCCGCGCAGCGGCAAAGCGAGCCAACATCCGCTCGGCAAGGCCGCGGCATGGACGCCGAACACGCTGA
- a CDS encoding tetratricopeptide repeat-containing sulfotransferase family protein, whose product MMKRSMITAPLADLQRLLAIHDRHAINTLLADWLDRDLAVGDRWAAFAEILAKHGEWTLALRAVRRHRAAAPDDHTRWFAETVMLARSGRNAEARASAASMLEALPSDVRLAHFLGALSSEAGLFDDARHYFDTVLQANPQSGQTWLELSAVHRFTHGDPLLDRLRRTVSNAVPDGTYSALTYALGKALDDIGDVDAAFSAFAQGAQLVAAERHYDATADRTQADAVVAAWDDVTFSQAKRATGSTRLFVTGLPRSGTTLVEHSLASHPLVAGGGELNLLSTIAQEAGGIGPDSLAAFARAGRTADELVSLYDHLVGQRFTPGARVVDKTIDASRMLGMVATLMPDAPIIWLRRNPLDTAWSCLHTYFARGVPWSWSQETIAMHFALEDRLFAFWRSRLGSRLLCINYEELVAAPHVWISRIVAHAGLPQDPRTLSPHKTERVVLTSSVAQVRQPISRNAIGSGHRYSRHLEPFLNAYHS is encoded by the coding sequence ATGATGAAACGATCCATGATCACTGCTCCGCTTGCCGACCTCCAACGCTTGCTTGCGATTCATGATCGCCACGCAATCAACACGCTGCTGGCAGACTGGCTCGATCGCGACCTTGCCGTGGGGGATCGCTGGGCCGCGTTCGCGGAGATTCTTGCGAAGCACGGTGAGTGGACGCTGGCGCTCCGCGCGGTCCGCCGTCACCGAGCCGCAGCCCCCGACGATCACACGCGCTGGTTCGCCGAAACGGTGATGCTCGCTCGTTCAGGGCGTAATGCGGAAGCCCGCGCCTCTGCCGCATCGATGCTGGAAGCGTTACCATCGGACGTTCGACTTGCCCATTTCCTAGGAGCGCTCTCTTCTGAAGCCGGCCTGTTCGACGATGCACGACATTATTTCGACACCGTCCTCCAGGCCAATCCACAGTCCGGTCAGACGTGGCTCGAGCTCTCCGCCGTCCACCGTTTCACCCATGGAGATCCATTGCTTGATCGGTTGCGTCGAACGGTATCCAATGCCGTTCCAGATGGAACCTATTCAGCGCTGACGTATGCGCTTGGCAAGGCATTGGACGATATCGGCGATGTCGACGCAGCCTTCTCGGCTTTTGCGCAGGGGGCTCAATTGGTGGCCGCTGAGCGCCATTACGACGCAACGGCTGATCGTACTCAGGCCGATGCGGTTGTCGCTGCGTGGGACGACGTTACATTCAGCCAGGCCAAACGTGCGACGGGCTCAACTCGGCTTTTCGTGACCGGTCTTCCTCGGTCTGGTACGACGCTCGTGGAGCATAGTCTTGCGAGCCATCCCCTAGTGGCAGGTGGTGGCGAGTTGAACCTGCTGTCGACGATCGCGCAGGAAGCGGGGGGGATAGGCCCCGACTCACTAGCTGCTTTTGCCCGTGCGGGGCGCACGGCAGACGAACTGGTCAGTCTTTATGATCACCTGGTCGGTCAACGCTTCACACCGGGAGCACGTGTAGTCGACAAGACGATTGACGCCAGTCGCATGCTGGGCATGGTGGCGACCCTGATGCCAGACGCGCCTATCATCTGGTTGCGCCGCAATCCGCTAGATACTGCTTGGTCGTGTCTCCACACCTATTTCGCACGCGGCGTGCCATGGAGCTGGTCGCAAGAGACCATCGCTATGCATTTCGCGCTCGAGGATCGGTTGTTTGCCTTCTGGCGATCGCGCCTCGGTAGCCGGTTGCTTTGCATAAATTATGAGGAACTTGTCGCCGCCCCCCACGTATGGATTTCGCGTATCGTGGCCCATGCGGGCCTGCCCCAAGACCCCCGTACGCTGTCTCCGCACAAGACCGAACGCGTTGTGCTCACCTCGAGTGTCGCCCAAGTGCGCCAACCAATCAGCCGCAATGCCATCGGGTCAGGACACCGCTATAGCCGCCATCTTGAACCGTTCCTCAACGCGTACCATAGTTAA
- a CDS encoding TonB-dependent receptor, whose protein sequence is MTKSSNGLRGGAALQALALMGAGLAATMALAAPAVAQDFTNGAMVGVVNTPEGTRVSGGTVTVVSNAQGFTRTAQVSADGAFRVPALPVGSYSVTVASPGFQSLIDRNVSVVAGSSATYTFTLTAIAAGTPAGGDEIVVTGRAVRGNDFSTNTGGLAIGNVSDLLNSTPIARNQTALILLAPGATAGDTAFGDGNLPSLSGATVAENQYYVNGLNVTNFRNFVGSQNPPIEFYQSFDTKTFGLSAEYGRALGGFTTTVTKSGSNTLKAGAIVAFSPDGLRDDSPNTYAAYNQTDYVDNVEANFYLSGPIIKDRLFFYGLYNPNYSKTQNSSITLGQRLTETNSSPFFGGKIDAIITDGHRLEGTYFRNAQTKRTRYDAFNGTTGAVGAPIGDIIEKSGGDNFVGSYTGQFSKWLTLSAAYGENHDDRSFTPLPVQSLIQSTLTGTTTTARGFDSGLSTDEDVRKFMRADGDIYVNLLGSHHFRFGYEQEKLTSTTDTRYAGGYRYLLAPTYVYRYNYVNEGTWKSKNESYYIQDNWSLINDRLTLQLGLRNDRFSNDTLEGTTFNKSGNQWGPRLGAAFDVFGDKRTTIRGSWSRYFLPVATNTNIRLGGAELYYRQRFAYPTGVNPAVFDANGLPAGLTYDALGNIVGLGVTTGGVAGACPAVAGADAGANCSAVYSDGVLGPTDTLVSSTLKPSYTDEWTIGAQQRLGDWTFGLTYINRRLGRTLDDVAIDAAVLSYCDREGINGCGDVFSGFHQYVLANPGQDIQVRLDGDCTADPRQCEVANLSAADLGFPKAVRKYDSVQFEFEKAPSNGWYLRGSYTYTKLRGNYEGAVKSDNGQDDAGLTQDFDQPGLLDGATGVLANGRAHAFKLFGSYRLTKDISIGANMLFESPRKFSCIGQHYDSDNFAYQYDNASYYCTQPQFADRPSFVDPTDPTRTSYLVDRSTAFKSQWRKQIDINVQYDIAALPGSFMSVDVFNVFNFKSKLDYNEFGNNAGGSLNERYAQVTGYQAPRSVRLTLGLRFGEPARGE, encoded by the coding sequence ATGACCAAATCATCGAACGGTCTACGCGGCGGAGCAGCGTTGCAAGCGTTAGCGCTCATGGGTGCCGGTCTCGCTGCAACAATGGCGTTGGCAGCACCCGCGGTAGCACAGGATTTTACGAATGGCGCCATGGTTGGTGTCGTCAATACACCCGAAGGCACTCGCGTCTCAGGTGGTACCGTCACCGTCGTATCTAATGCTCAGGGCTTCACGCGAACTGCCCAGGTTTCGGCTGATGGCGCTTTCCGCGTGCCTGCGCTGCCGGTAGGTTCCTATTCGGTAACCGTTGCATCGCCTGGCTTTCAATCCTTGATCGATCGCAACGTTTCCGTAGTCGCAGGCTCTAGTGCGACCTACACTTTTACCTTGACGGCGATCGCCGCAGGAACTCCGGCGGGAGGCGATGAAATCGTCGTGACCGGCCGCGCGGTGCGCGGCAACGATTTCAGCACCAACACCGGCGGCCTCGCGATCGGCAACGTCAGCGACCTGCTGAACAGCACGCCGATCGCGCGCAACCAGACCGCGCTCATCCTGCTCGCACCGGGCGCCACCGCAGGCGACACGGCGTTCGGGGACGGCAATCTACCCTCGCTAAGCGGCGCGACGGTCGCCGAGAATCAATATTACGTGAACGGCCTGAACGTCACCAACTTCCGCAACTTCGTCGGCAGCCAGAACCCGCCGATCGAATTCTACCAGAGCTTCGATACCAAGACGTTCGGCCTGTCCGCCGAATATGGCCGTGCGCTGGGCGGCTTCACCACCACAGTGACCAAATCGGGCTCGAACACGCTGAAGGCCGGCGCGATCGTCGCATTCTCGCCGGACGGGCTGCGTGACGATTCACCCAACACCTACGCCGCCTACAACCAGACCGACTATGTCGATAACGTCGAGGCCAATTTCTACTTGAGCGGCCCGATCATCAAGGATCGCCTGTTCTTCTACGGCTTGTACAATCCCAACTACAGCAAGACGCAGAACAGCAGCATCACGCTCGGCCAGCGTCTGACGGAAACCAACAGTTCGCCGTTCTTCGGTGGCAAGATCGACGCGATCATTACCGACGGCCATCGCCTCGAAGGTACGTATTTCCGCAACGCGCAGACAAAACGTACACGGTACGACGCGTTCAACGGCACGACCGGCGCTGTCGGCGCACCGATCGGGGACATCATCGAGAAATCGGGCGGCGACAATTTCGTCGGCAGCTATACGGGCCAGTTCAGCAAGTGGCTGACGCTCTCTGCGGCCTACGGCGAAAATCACGACGATCGGTCGTTCACGCCTTTGCCGGTCCAGTCGCTCATCCAGAGCACGCTGACGGGCACGACGACCACGGCTCGCGGCTTCGACAGCGGCCTGAGCACCGACGAAGACGTCCGAAAGTTTATGCGGGCGGATGGCGACATCTACGTCAACCTGCTGGGCTCACATCATTTCCGGTTCGGATACGAACAGGAAAAGCTGACCTCGACGACCGATACGCGGTACGCGGGCGGCTATCGCTACCTGCTCGCGCCGACCTATGTCTATCGCTACAACTACGTGAACGAAGGCACGTGGAAGTCGAAGAACGAGTCCTATTATATCCAGGACAACTGGTCGCTCATCAACGATCGCCTGACGTTGCAGCTCGGCCTGCGCAATGATCGCTTCAGTAACGATACGCTCGAAGGCACGACCTTCAACAAGTCAGGCAATCAATGGGGTCCGCGTCTGGGTGCCGCGTTTGACGTGTTCGGCGACAAGCGTACGACGATCCGCGGATCGTGGAGCCGCTACTTCCTGCCGGTGGCAACCAACACCAACATCCGCCTCGGTGGCGCCGAACTCTATTATCGTCAGCGCTTTGCCTATCCGACCGGCGTCAATCCGGCCGTGTTCGATGCCAACGGCCTTCCCGCCGGCCTGACCTACGACGCTCTGGGCAATATCGTGGGTCTCGGAGTCACGACCGGTGGGGTCGCAGGTGCCTGCCCCGCGGTCGCCGGAGCGGACGCCGGTGCGAATTGTAGCGCTGTATATTCCGACGGCGTGCTCGGCCCGACGGACACGCTCGTGTCGTCGACGCTCAAACCGAGCTATACCGACGAATGGACCATTGGTGCGCAGCAGCGCCTAGGCGACTGGACGTTCGGGCTGACGTACATCAACCGCCGGCTTGGCCGGACGCTCGACGACGTCGCGATCGATGCGGCGGTTCTGTCGTATTGCGATCGTGAGGGCATCAATGGCTGCGGTGACGTGTTCTCCGGTTTCCACCAGTATGTGCTCGCCAACCCCGGCCAGGACATCCAGGTACGGCTCGACGGCGACTGCACTGCGGATCCTCGCCAGTGCGAAGTCGCAAACCTGTCGGCAGCCGATCTCGGCTTCCCCAAGGCGGTTCGCAAATATGACAGCGTCCAGTTCGAATTCGAAAAGGCGCCGTCCAACGGCTGGTATCTGCGCGGCTCGTACACCTACACCAAGCTGCGCGGAAACTATGAGGGTGCGGTCAAGTCGGATAACGGCCAGGACGATGCCGGCCTGACGCAGGACTTCGATCAGCCCGGTCTTCTCGACGGTGCGACGGGTGTGCTGGCAAACGGACGTGCGCATGCGTTCAAGCTGTTCGGCAGTTACCGACTGACCAAGGACATCAGCATCGGTGCGAACATGCTGTTCGAGTCGCCGCGGAAGTTCTCATGCATCGGTCAGCATTACGACTCGGACAACTTCGCGTATCAGTATGACAATGCCAGCTATTACTGCACGCAGCCGCAGTTTGCGGACCGCCCGAGCTTCGTAGATCCGACGGACCCAACGCGGACGTCGTACCTGGTCGATCGGAGCACCGCGTTCAAAAGCCAGTGGCGCAAGCAGATCGATATCAACGTGCAATATGATATCGCGGCACTGCCTGGCAGCTTCATGAGCGTCGACGTGTTCAACGTGTTCAACTTCAAGTCGAAGCTGGACTACAATGAATTCGGCAACAACGCAGGTGGTTCGCTCAACGAGCGATATGCGCAGGTGACGGGCTATCAGGCGCCACGGTCGGTGCGCCTGACGCTGGGTCTTCGCTTCGGCGAGCCCGCGCGCGGCGAGTAA
- a CDS encoding sialate O-acetylesterase, with translation MVAPFTGYGIKGVIWYQGETNSNVARAPYYADLFRGLITDWRHNFAQGAFPFLFAQISSFNSPDEEWGLVRDAQRRALVLTNTAMVVTTDVGDPDNVHPADKQTVAARLALAARSVAYGEHVAYQSPLFRQASGEPGGKRIWFDHAEGLTSRGAPVMGFEIAGPDRKFVPATARIDGESVFVTGAVSKPSYVRYNWSNVVPGSLYNAAGLPMSTFTSEERIRGHLTYP, from the coding sequence ATGGTCGCGCCCTTCACGGGCTACGGCATCAAGGGCGTTATCTGGTACCAGGGCGAGACGAACAGCAACGTCGCGCGCGCGCCATATTACGCCGACCTCTTCCGGGGACTAATCACCGACTGGCGTCACAATTTCGCGCAGGGGGCTTTCCCATTCCTTTTTGCGCAGATCTCTTCATTCAACTCACCCGACGAAGAGTGGGGTTTGGTACGCGATGCGCAGCGTCGTGCTCTTGTGCTGACCAACACCGCCATGGTGGTGACGACCGACGTCGGCGATCCCGACAACGTCCATCCAGCCGACAAGCAGACAGTCGCCGCGCGACTTGCACTCGCGGCCCGCAGCGTCGCGTATGGGGAGCACGTTGCGTATCAAAGCCCGCTGTTCCGCCAAGCAAGTGGCGAACCGGGTGGGAAGCGCATCTGGTTCGATCATGCCGAAGGCCTGACGAGCCGGGGCGCACCAGTAATGGGCTTCGAGATCGCCGGGCCTGATCGCAAATTTGTTCCCGCGACCGCGCGGATCGATGGCGAGAGCGTGTTCGTAACCGGGGCGGTATCGAAACCTAGCTACGTTCGCTACAATTGGAGCAACGTCGTACCCGGTAGCCTCTACAATGCCGCAGGCTTGCCCATGTCGACGTTCACCTCTGAAGAGCGCATCCGAGGTCATTTAACTTACCCTTAA
- a CDS encoding cupin-like domain-containing protein, whose amino-acid sequence MMIHAKVDETGPVDAARFADEIATRDRPIILRGQASRWPAVAAGLRSDETLVDYMKAMDRGRPAEVLIGPPEIDGRFFYDASMQACNFQKRFGSLSGLLDKLLSLRGEKEPVALYSGAAAADDHLSAWIADNPLSFDLPGAKPRIWVGNRTHVATHFDEASNVAVVVAGRRRFTLFPPEQVGNLYVGPFHFTIAGPPVSMVDLENPDFERFPKFADAMGHGLVADLDPGDALFIPPIWWHSVKATAAFNVMVNYWWAEPHALSPMGALSHAVLAIRDLAPAQRLAWRRWFEHYVFDDAAPDAGNHLPSHALGVLAPPSEMRNARFTAQIADALSPPPMPAARKPG is encoded by the coding sequence ATGATGATTCACGCCAAGGTCGATGAAACCGGCCCGGTCGATGCGGCGCGGTTCGCCGACGAGATCGCGACGCGGGACCGGCCTATCATATTGCGGGGTCAGGCAAGTCGGTGGCCCGCCGTTGCGGCAGGGCTCCGGTCCGACGAAACCCTGGTCGATTACATGAAGGCGATGGACCGCGGACGTCCGGCCGAAGTGCTGATCGGTCCGCCGGAGATCGATGGTCGGTTCTTTTACGATGCGTCGATGCAGGCCTGCAACTTCCAGAAGCGGTTCGGCTCGCTCAGCGGACTTCTCGACAAGCTGCTGTCGCTTCGTGGGGAAAAGGAGCCCGTTGCGTTATATTCCGGCGCCGCTGCCGCGGACGATCACCTGTCCGCCTGGATCGCAGACAATCCCCTGTCGTTCGATTTGCCGGGTGCCAAGCCGCGGATATGGGTAGGCAATCGTACGCACGTCGCCACGCATTTCGACGAGGCGAGCAACGTTGCGGTAGTCGTGGCGGGTCGGCGGCGTTTTACGCTGTTCCCGCCCGAACAGGTCGGCAACCTCTATGTCGGCCCGTTCCACTTCACGATCGCAGGGCCGCCAGTCAGCATGGTGGATCTCGAGAACCCTGACTTCGAACGCTTTCCCAAATTCGCAGACGCCATGGGGCACGGGCTCGTTGCCGATCTCGACCCCGGCGATGCGCTCTTCATTCCGCCGATCTGGTGGCATAGCGTTAAGGCGACCGCCGCGTTCAACGTGATGGTAAATTACTGGTGGGCCGAGCCGCATGCGCTTTCGCCGATGGGCGCGCTGAGCCACGCCGTCCTCGCGATCCGCGATCTCGCGCCGGCCCAGCGCTTGGCATGGCGCCGCTGGTTCGAGCATTATGTATTCGACGACGCGGCGCCGGACGCCGGCAATCACCTGCCGTCGCATGCGCTGGGCGTGCTAGCGCCACCGTCGGAAATGCGGAATGCCCGGTTTACGGCACAGATCGCCGACGCCCTAAGTCCGCCGCCAATGCCTGCGGCGCGCAAACCCGGCTGA
- a CDS encoding glycosyl hydrolase 2 galactose-binding domain-containing protein — MRSLPLTAALLLGAALSSSLAAQAVMPTMRPTIANAGPYNVAILEGGTGLERDLTGADAAVQANAPWTLSTWVRPSEAGADGLLLAVGNPLEACRCLDLTNGRATAVDGATRVTGGPALAAGKWTHVAAVANGRTLTLYVDGRVVASVANHPSEVVARLAVAPVTNGAKAPRHFGGSLVAAQLNGAALSASEITAAIRARPDFDLVQFWQVGVGWPFQKQANIGLTQQQDAWTLPKARVSATTAPIAHLPLPPTGLARESDGRWLVNGWQLAAAPEVREDATTLSRPGPATGTWRAATVPGTVLTTLVDRGVYPDPYYGLNNLKIPESLARQDYWYRTSFTVPAAAAGKRLTLVFGGINYAADVWANGRKLGDTHGAFIRGQFDLVPVAGENVVAVRVSPPPHPGIPHEQSISGGVGENGGQLAIDGPTFVATEGWDWIPGIRDRNTGLWRPVELLAHGTVRLLDPKIVTDLPLPRTDSADVYITVPVENAGATAASVTVRAAFGGVRVEKTVIAPPGETKVVFNPKEFAQLHVANPKLWWPNGYGEQALYQLSLEALADGQLSDTRTDKFGIREVSYDLSLFDAAGALRRVNLQFTDGSLRGERLIDVRHQAIKQSPNGWAESLTPQGERSPAVTPVEATMPEPHLTIRVNGVQIAARGGNWGMDDAMKRIGRARLAPYFRLQKEAHMNVIRNWMGNNTEEEFYDLADENGMMILNDFWQSTQNFQVEPEDPALFLKNADDVVRRYRNHPSIILWFGRNEGVPYPALNEGLDELIAREDGTRWFTGSSNVVNLQGSGPYNYRPPVGYFTGLATGFSVETGTPSLSTLESVRANMPDSETWPLSDTLAYHDWHFAGNGDTKTFMSTLDTMFGPGTSFADFERKSQMMNLETHKAMYEGFLGHLWTKNSGRLLWMTHPAWPSNTWQIYSWDYDTQASYYGAKKAAEPLHVQLNLPGNELVVLNTTREAQPGLKVRTRVVGLDNAELFTREDRVDAGANMATPLAAVPLDRLFASNPMLLVKLELIDRVGKTVADNFYWRGKDEAAYRMLNTLQSVALTGSVVAQAVDGADNVVTVTLANRTAVPALNAKLTLVDAQGKRVLPAFYSDNYVALLPGEEKRIVIRYPKATGQTAAALTLRGWNVAQSERFITLAPQTVRIGRAQ; from the coding sequence ATGCGATCGTTGCCACTAACAGCCGCGCTGCTGCTCGGTGCCGCATTATCCTCTTCGCTGGCCGCTCAAGCCGTGATGCCGACCATGCGGCCGACGATCGCGAATGCCGGCCCCTATAATGTTGCCATCCTAGAAGGCGGGACTGGGCTGGAGCGTGATCTGACGGGCGCCGACGCAGCTGTCCAAGCCAATGCCCCCTGGACGCTGTCCACTTGGGTTCGCCCAAGCGAAGCCGGCGCGGACGGTTTGCTGCTGGCCGTCGGTAATCCGCTGGAGGCCTGTCGCTGCCTCGACCTTACCAATGGGCGTGCGACTGCCGTGGACGGAGCGACACGGGTAACCGGCGGACCGGCGTTGGCCGCCGGCAAGTGGACGCATGTCGCCGCTGTGGCGAACGGACGGACACTGACCCTCTATGTCGATGGTCGCGTCGTCGCGTCCGTCGCGAACCACCCGAGCGAAGTCGTCGCCCGCCTCGCCGTCGCACCGGTGACGAATGGCGCTAAAGCGCCTCGCCATTTTGGCGGATCGCTGGTTGCGGCGCAGCTCAACGGCGCGGCGCTGAGCGCCAGCGAGATCACGGCCGCCATCCGAGCGCGGCCGGATTTCGATCTCGTGCAATTCTGGCAGGTCGGCGTCGGCTGGCCGTTCCAGAAGCAGGCCAATATCGGCCTTACCCAGCAGCAGGATGCCTGGACCTTGCCGAAGGCACGCGTGAGCGCGACCACGGCCCCGATCGCGCACTTGCCCCTGCCCCCGACGGGACTGGCGCGCGAAAGCGACGGTCGCTGGCTGGTCAATGGCTGGCAGCTCGCCGCAGCCCCCGAGGTGCGCGAAGATGCCACCACTCTGTCGCGTCCGGGCCCTGCCACGGGCACGTGGCGTGCGGCGACCGTGCCGGGCACCGTCTTGACGACGCTGGTCGACCGCGGCGTCTATCCCGATCCATATTACGGGCTGAACAACCTCAAGATTCCCGAGAGTCTGGCACGTCAGGACTATTGGTACCGCACCAGCTTTACGGTGCCGGCAGCCGCCGCGGGCAAACGCCTGACGTTGGTCTTCGGTGGCATCAACTACGCCGCTGACGTCTGGGCGAACGGCCGCAAGCTCGGCGACACCCACGGCGCCTTCATCCGCGGCCAGTTCGACCTCGTGCCGGTCGCCGGCGAGAATGTCGTCGCGGTCCGCGTCTCGCCGCCACCGCATCCCGGCATTCCGCACGAGCAGTCGATCAGCGGCGGCGTCGGCGAGAACGGGGGCCAGCTTGCCATCGACGGCCCTACTTTCGTCGCAACCGAGGGCTGGGACTGGATACCGGGCATTCGCGACCGTAACACGGGGCTGTGGCGGCCCGTGGAACTGCTCGCGCATGGGACCGTCCGGTTGCTCGATCCCAAGATCGTCACCGATCTGCCTCTGCCGCGTACTGACAGCGCCGACGTCTATATCACCGTACCGGTCGAGAACGCTGGTGCGACAGCCGCAAGCGTCACCGTGCGTGCAGCGTTTGGCGGCGTCCGAGTGGAGAAGACGGTCATCGCGCCGCCCGGTGAGACGAAGGTCGTCTTCAACCCTAAGGAGTTCGCACAGCTTCACGTCGCCAATCCAAAACTTTGGTGGCCGAACGGCTATGGCGAGCAGGCTCTTTACCAACTGTCGCTGGAAGCGCTGGCCGACGGCCAGCTCTCGGATACGCGCACCGACAAGTTCGGTATTCGCGAAGTCAGCTACGACCTGTCGCTGTTCGATGCGGCTGGTGCGCTGCGCCGTGTCAACCTCCAGTTCACGGATGGCAGCCTGCGCGGCGAGCGCCTGATCGATGTTCGCCATCAGGCCATCAAGCAATCCCCCAACGGCTGGGCGGAATCGCTGACGCCGCAGGGCGAGCGCTCCCCGGCGGTAACACCGGTCGAGGCGACGATGCCCGAACCGCATCTGACGATCCGCGTGAACGGCGTGCAGATCGCCGCGCGCGGCGGTAATTGGGGCATGGACGATGCGATGAAGCGCATCGGACGCGCACGCCTCGCCCCCTATTTCCGTCTCCAGAAGGAGGCGCACATGAACGTCATCCGCAACTGGATGGGCAACAATACCGAAGAGGAGTTTTACGACCTGGCCGATGAGAACGGCATGATGATCCTCAACGATTTCTGGCAATCGACCCAGAATTTCCAGGTCGAGCCGGAAGATCCGGCACTGTTCCTGAAGAACGCCGACGACGTGGTTCGCCGCTACCGCAACCACCCGTCGATCATCCTATGGTTCGGTCGCAACGAGGGGGTGCCCTACCCGGCCCTGAACGAAGGCCTCGACGAACTCATCGCCCGCGAGGATGGCACGCGTTGGTTCACGGGCAGCTCCAACGTCGTCAACCTGCAAGGGTCGGGACCGTACAACTATCGTCCACCGGTCGGCTATTTCACCGGCCTCGCCACCGGTTTCTCGGTGGAGACGGGAACGCCGTCGCTCTCCACGCTCGAATCTGTACGCGCCAACATGCCCGACAGCGAAACCTGGCCGCTCAGCGACACGCTGGCCTATCACGACTGGCATTTTGCGGGGAACGGCGACACCAAGACGTTCATGTCCACGCTCGACACCATGTTCGGGCCCGGTACCAGCTTCGCCGATTTCGAGCGCAAGTCGCAGATGATGAACCTCGAGACGCACAAGGCGATGTACGAAGGGTTTCTCGGTCATTTGTGGACCAAGAACTCTGGTCGACTGCTGTGGATGACGCATCCGGCATGGCCGTCGAATACGTGGCAGATCTACAGCTGGGACTATGACACCCAGGCCTCCTATTATGGTGCGAAGAAGGCTGCGGAACCGCTTCACGTTCAGCTCAACCTGCCGGGCAACGAACTGGTAGTGCTCAATACGACTCGCGAGGCCCAACCTGGACTAAAAGTCCGCACGCGTGTCGTCGGGCTCGACAACGCCGAGCTCTTCACGCGCGAGGATCGCGTCGATGCGGGTGCCAACATGGCGACGCCGCTCGCAGCGGTGCCGCTCGATCGCTTGTTCGCGTCGAACCCGATGCTCCTGGTCAAGCTCGAATTGATCGATCGGGTGGGCAAGACGGTTGCCGACAATTTCTACTGGCGCGGGAAAGACGAAGCCGCCTACCGGATGCTGAACACGCTGCAGAGCGTCGCGCTGACCGGCTCCGTCGTAGCGCAGGCGGTCGACGGCGCGGACAACGTCGTGACGGTGACGCTGGCCAATCGAACCGCGGTTCCGGCGCTGAACGCCAAGCTGACGCTGGTCGATGCACAGGGCAAACGTGTCTTGCCGGCGTTCTACAGCGACAATTACGTTGCGCTCCTGCCCGGCGAGGAAAAGCGCATTGTCATCCGCTACCCCAAAGCCACGGGCCAGACGGCGGCCGCGCTTACGCTGCGCGGATGGAACGTCGCGCAGTCGGAGCGCTTCATCACCCTCGCACCCCAGACTGTCCGCATTGGGCGCGCGCAATAG